TTTCCATTTAAAAATTTTAGCGATGACGTCAGTGCGCTCACATAGATGACGTCAAAAACTAAAAGGTATCCTTACGAATAGCCCgttttaaaatataaatcgACGGGTTTTAGGATTTTTTCCTAAGTCGCCGGTTTACGAAGTAACAAATTTATTCCTACCATTTGCATCATACTGTATATAAGGCATACAGAGTTAAAATTACATTATTCTTGAAAACTCCTCTACGAGACTCTCTGAATGACATATGATAATtcttaaagttttttttttattttgagaatAACATCTACCGCTGAACGaccagaaaattattccataccTCATAATTAGCATTCGCAAAATAAACTATCCTTTGACAATGTTCTGCCAAAAACTGATTTTACTTAATTTAATTGATAAGAACTCAATGTGGTCGAACCatttcaaaaatctatcaaCATATAGACTCAAAAACGTTATGAATTTTCCACTAGTAGAGGAAGCTTCCTCACCGTAAACTGAAAAACTATAAACTTCCAATAATATGTTTGTATCattgtttttctttatttcacctttaatattcttgtaatcAGGTTGTAAGTTCCTACTCACCACTAAATAAAAGTATTTGTCTGCTATAACTACTGTGATATTTATTAAATGAACTAcctacctaagggttttatcaACATTTCAAAAAGGTATTTAGCGTTTGAGTTAGTCTCAATTGTGAGTATACTCGCATTTTAAATGCGATTACCAAACAAATTTCATTTAGCCGCATCGTAGGGCTACTTGAAAAAATGtctttcaagttttttctcttcaatatGGGGAGGGCTAGATGTTTTCTGAGTATTACACCTGATAGCCCTCACCCCAAATTAAGCTAAAATAATTTTAGTTTCGATTAACGTATCTTTGTTACAGCGAGGTAGGACCTAAAATTTGGAAAAGTGTATCAAGCAGCCCCGTTTTACGGTACATTTCCCTTATTATGAAAATGATTTCATATGATTGGTACTGGAGCAATGTGCACGAAATGATTCATTGTACATGGTCAACCCACTTGAAGATAATAAGGAGACATGAATCAATAGGTTCTTTGTTTTTCGGTTTAAACCTCGGTTTGAACTATTAGTTTGTCCTGGGATGAATTCATTCTCGGTTCAATCTACCATCGAGGGTAATTGATCTCCAGGAAACTTCAATTGTACTTCTTTTGAATTATTcagtttttcttgaaatttaactCTTCTCATTTCGCTAATTCCATTCAATTCAATCTATATCTATATCACGTTTACTGCAGTCCAtcttagtaaaaaaaaatctttcaaacaCTCACTGTTACAATTGGCGAATTTTGAACTTCTTTTCATTTAAGAAACCACCTGAAATGTGAATAATAAGTCATGTTTATAGTAACAGGCATACTATACTTATAGTAGATACCTATGGAAGAATACTACTTAGAAGACACGTTTTCTCATCAACTCGGTTTCATTTGATCAATGCTAAACTTATTAGGAGGCAATGGTaatcaaaatgaaattgttGATAAAATAAACCGACCCGAATGAATTGCGTTAGCAGTTCTGCCAATGAATAGATGCATAATTAAATTCATTACGCTGATATCCCAAATCAGAGTTCCAATTTGTGTTGGGAAAATAATAACATCTAACTAACGAAATACCGAGTACTTACAGTTTTGATGCTTCCCTAAATCATGTGGGAATCCAGCATGCTTCACTTCAACATATCCCTTTTATAACGTGTAAGCACAGGCGTTCACTACCACATCTTTCaaattgaaataacacaatTAACCTCAAAATTAGAACTCGGTAGTCGGTACACAGATAAGGCGTCACAGACATGGACACAAGGAAGAGACGACTCGGGCGGGGAGTCCGGGTTGTTCGGTTATTTTGACTAGCGATGCGCCCTCTGATGATAGAAATCTGAACATGTGCAAGCAGGTTGTTTGCCAGTGTGTGAAGAGTGCTTCATTTGCTTTCGTTTACGAGATTTCGTTTTCAGTCATGAAAGGTTTTGCGGGATTCATTTCTTGATTCATAGTTCGCTGCTTCCCAGTTGGTAGTACTGTTTCATCCCATTTCAAAATTGATTAAATTTCATTAAAAGGTTAAAATCTTTGATTCATTTGTGAACTCCACATCTTTTGAGACCCCAAATATGCTACGTTCCCAAAGTTTGACTCGCTGTATCAATGACGAAGCAACGAGGGCATGCAGGGAAATATGAAGGTGTTGAGAGATATGGGTCCACGGTCTAGACGAGGGGCAAGACGAAGAACCCTTTTGGGCGAGGAATGCCATTCTTTTAGTTTGTCTAGGATTTCATTCTATATCGAGCTTTCAAACTGTAtagttataaaataaaatatttcctaAACCGAATATCGTTTACAGTTCAGGTGCGGGGTGAACTTAATACTTCCTGTATTATTTTCTATTACGAAAATTTTTCGGAATAGTTACGTACTTTTTCCGTTGTTTCGTTTGAACCAGTTAAGTGCTGAAGTTTAACAGTTAAGCAGAAGTGTCACGACAAAAAGTGTTCAGAGTTCTAGTTAAGTTCTAAATATGGGCAGATACCACCGTGATTCAGAAAGTAGCACGTCTAGTTCAGATAGCTCCAGTTCTAGTGGAAGAGTGAGAGCTAGAAGTATTAGAAAACAAGAGCCTGTTACGAAAAGGCATACGTCCAAGTCTCCCTTATACGAGGGATCTGCAAAAAGGAAACGGACTGTTACCCCTGCATTAGATGCACATCACACAAGGCCAAGAAGCAGAGTACAAACAGTAAGTTCCTCCCGAGATTCATTACGAGGTGAGGACACTGCTGATAATTCAACGTCCAAAAATTACGAGGATAGATTTGCTCGGTTGGAAAGTATGATAGcagagccggaactaggattctggcgcttgtggcgaattctcataatgcgcccctaagaaattctctttcctatgttgatttgtatttatctttcataatcgaatacctagcttttttttttcggaaaaatctttcatattttaaagaaattaatacaaataaaatcaaaataaaagggatacgaaataacaataacatgcattcaaaatgaactataatttgacttttggtgctttggtttctgcaagaatatcaatgatgtcgtgattctttttcttttctattgatGGGACTGCTATGCTAAATAAGTCAGCTTTTCCTGTCCAGTTAAAGAccttaaataggttttcactaatttcaatttgttgaaagaacgttaatatgtagctgtggcagctgtagttactgataaagtcaagaatattttgagtggacacaaatttgtatggatctgaatcgggactatacttcaatgctttcttgtttAATTCGCCATGTAGAAAGCCTTGCAAACGTATTCCCTCGAGAAAGCTGTCTTCAGAAACTTCTGGCAAAACACTGAATCTTTCTTCGAGTTGCACtgaaatatagttcaatacttgaatgaggtcctttttcagcttattcttctagtcaaaattagaatgtttcatcatcagcttcttctccaggctattttatttttcttctcttttcctcttctgtaacctctatctgtgataatttaccaGCTCTCCAGTTCTCCAGGAGCTATtgttgtctatgttctgaaggaaataccccaatcggctaaggttttgcgcctcaatcggtctccgatagtttttttgtAAGTAGATCTCGACATGGCCTTTGTTATCGCGTTGGTAGTTATGCGACGCCACAGCCGTCAATAGAGACgttctttagaaggctgtggcgacgcattctgttttcagactgatggtgtggactatatcttaataatttattattattaagtatttgattattattctccagTCCATGCTGTGGACTACGGACGTTTACAGTCCTACCTGTATAGTGTTCGTTTACTTTCAGATTAATTTAATTCACACACATATGTATAACGTGTTtggcatatttttataatattatgttttgtgttaaatatcaaatgaaaaatattcaattggagagaatactgtttttttattatttttattttgcgcccCCAGATCGCTAGCGCCCGTGGCGACCGCCTCTCTCGCCACGCCCTCGCTCCGGCTCTGTATGATAGAACAACTGAGTAGATCTAAACAACCAATTGAAAATCGAAGATTTACTATTAGAACTGATTGCATCCCTGAATTCGATCcggagaatgaaaatatttcggcAGCTAAATGGTTGGAAAAGATTGATCAGCTGAGAATGATTAATGATTGGGATGATATGACAACTATGTATCATATGCAATCGAAACTGAGTGGAATGGCCAGAACATGGTATCATAATTTAAGTTCGGTTGATTACACTTGGGACGAGTGGAAGAGGCAAATAATGAAGACATTTCCAGATCATGTTGATTATTCTAAGTCATTGAGACGAATGCTCGAGAGACAGAAGAGGAAGAATGAAACGATGACTTCCTACTATTTCGGAAAGATGGAACTTCTCCGAACATGCCAGATAACAGGTAAAAATGCTGTTTCCTGTTTGATCGACGGGATACCCGATATCACCATTCAGAATGCCGCAAGAGCAGGACGTTACGTCGTACCAGAAGCATTATTTGAGGAATATTTGTCCATGTTACGGGATGAACATTCATACGAGGAGGAATGTGTTCGAGTTCTGAGTTTGGAGAATCTGCCTCAACGATCGGAGTTACGTAATTCGGTCAACCCTAAACGTTACTCATCTTCTCATAAAAAATTAGAATTGACCAACGTTACGTGCTTCAATTGCAAGAAGAAAGGGCATTTCCAATCAAAGTGTATTATGCCACGCAGGGAGTGTGCCAGATGCCATTTGCTGGAACACGATGCTGACAATTGCACTATTGGTTTTGGTAAGTCAAAAGATAGCAACAAGAAAGGTGAGCGAATGTTAGTATTAGACTCTGTAGCTGACCAAAATCTTACCACTTGTTATTTTATTGATTGTGTTATAAATGGTCATCCATTGCGAGGATACGTTGATTCTGGATGTTCTGTGGTAACTTTGAGACAGTCTGTAGTAGATAACCTCAAGTTGGAAACGTATACTACAAATGTAAGACTTTGTGGTTATGCAGGTGGCTCAGTAGTAGCTACTTCTAAAGTAACGTTGAAATTAGATGTAGACCTGGCGTCTGCTACTGTAGAAGCAATTGTTGTACCCGATTATGTTCAGAATGTGTCAGTTTTGGTGGGTCAACCTTTTATAAACAATGAAAACGTGACAATGGTTGTTAGGGGAAATCAGGTCCGCTTGTTCAATAAGAATATCTTTACGTTTGATAATATTATCGATTCACCTAAAAGGAAAATAAATCTCTATGTATCTGAAAAATCTGTTATATCTGCAAAATTACATAGGGCAAGTCGAGGTTTATAGTGATGAAGATTTCAATGACGTTTTCATAGATTTACGATATCGCAATTGGTCTGATAATTTTCACATTATTTTACCATGTGTTACGAATTCAGAAAAAGGTGCTATTGTGCCTGTTATGAATATGTCTGATAAAGACTTGTGTTTGGCAGCAGGTAAGGTTATAGCTCGAGGATTCACTTGTTATGAGGATCCATAAATTGATCTATAGCAAATACAGAAGAGCTAACACCTTTCTCACTTGACGAAGTGCAGAAGCAAATTAACACAAATCTGAGCCATGACGAATGCTCTCAATTGTTACGAGTACTTAACGAGTACAGAGATTGTTTTGCTACTTCTTTACGAGAAATAGGCAATACGTTTCGAAAATGTCAATCAAGCTCACAGATGACGAACCTGTGACTTACCGACATGATCGTTTGAGTTAAGTATCAAACTAGTGTTGTGTGCTACTGCTCCAAGAGCCAACGGTTA
This genomic stretch from Coccinella septempunctata chromosome 7, icCocSept1.1, whole genome shotgun sequence harbors:
- the LOC123317860 gene encoding uncharacterized protein LOC123317860; its protein translation is MINDWDDMTTMYHMQSKLSGMARTWYHNLSSVDYTWDEWKRQIMKTFPDHVDYSKSLRRMLERQKRKNETMTSYYFGKMELLRTCQITGKNAVSCLIDGIPDITIQNAARAGRYVVPEALFEEYLSMLRDEHSYEEECVRVLSLENLPQRSELRNSVNPKRYSSSHKKLELTNVTCFNCKKKGHFQSKCIMPRRECARCHLLEHDADNCTIGFGKSKDSNKKGERMLVLDSVADQNLTTCYFIDCVINGHPLRGYVDSGCSVVTLRQSVVDNLKLETYTTNVRLCGYAGGSVVATSKVTLKLDVDLASATVEAIVVPDYVQNVSVLVGQPFINNENVTMVVRGNQVRLFNKNIFTFDNIIDSPKRKINLYVSEKSVISAKLHRASRGL